A genomic region of Trifolium pratense cultivar HEN17-A07 linkage group LG3, ARS_RC_1.1, whole genome shotgun sequence contains the following coding sequences:
- the LOC123917344 gene encoding MLO-like protein 6: MGIGDGEQRSLEETPTWAVAVCCFIVLVISLIIEGGVHNLVEHLKNKNRKSMGKALSKTKAEMMKFGFISFLLTISEVPISKICINKNVANSFLPCEDSSMEYLGSSSRDSNSSKLDQIPSTNESGYRVNYCEAKGMVSLISSDGVLELNILISILAVFHILYCTLTMCLGKAKMRRWKKWEEETQTLEYQIDNDSRRFQHLSQTLGGKRHIKLWNNYSPLLWIACFLRQFYNSVSKDDYFALRNGFIAANISEGSNFNFKKFLSRTYDEDFEKVVGIRFWIWLFSIFFIFVSAHEFYNYYWLPFIPLLVALLVGTKLQVIITNMHLDSCKQNPVIKGTILVKTSNEYFWFHRPEWLLHLLQFISIQNSFQLAFFTWSWYEFGPRSCFSREKQDIAIRIAMSLAVQLLCGYVTLPLYALVTQMGSSMKKEIFSERVVLGLKNWRKKAKGSVSKNNSTCSRHSASLHSQKSDNSVRDAIESMHNNKVDNEDIQSVVEMNPPYANHSRNEEEEEIIVDTIEQEILITSENTHSNEEDNAKIITRGIYDGEVSFGIYVCSSSRGIGEIVSIAEEEDDTDHDHTLPHLNP, from the exons ATGGGCATAGGAGATGGAGAACAAAGATCTCTTGAAGAAACACCAACATGGGCTGTCGCAGTTTGTTGCTTCATCGTTCTTGTTATATCTTTGATCATTGAAGGAGGTGTTCACAATTTGGTTGAG CATCTTAAGAATAAGAATAGAAAATCCATGGGGAAGGCCTTGAGTAAAACTAAAGCAG AAATGATGAAATTCGGCTTCATATCATTTCTTCTCACAATATCGGAGGTTCCAATATCAAAAATCTGCATCAATAAAAATGTGGCAAATTCTTTTCTACCATGTGAAGATTCTTCTATGGAATACTTAGGATCATCTTCTCGTGATTCAAATTCATCGAAATTAGACCAAATACCCTCCACCAATGAATCGGGATACCGAGTCAACTATTGTGAAGCAAAG GGCATGGTTAGCCTAATTTCAAGTGATGGAGTCCTGGAGCTAAATATCTTAATCTCCATTTTGGCAGTATTTCATATCCTTTACTGTACATTAACCATGTGTCTAGGGAAGGCAAAG ATGAGAAGATGGAAAAAATGGGAAGAGGAGACTCAAACACTCGAATATCAGATAGATAATG ATTCAAGAAGATTCCAGCATTTAAGTCAAACATTGGGTGGCAAACGTCACATAAAATTATGGAATAACTATTCTCCCTTGTTGTGGATA GCGTGTTTTCTGCGGCAGTTCTATAATTCAGTCTCAAAAGATGATTACTTTGCTCTACGAAATGGGTTCATTGCT GCAAATATTTCTGAAGGCAGCAATTTCAACTTCAAGAAATTTCTTTCTCGCACTTATGACGAAGATTTTGAGAAGGTGGTAGGAATCAG ATTTTGGATCTGGCTTTTCtccatatttttcatattcGTCAGCGCACATG AGTTTTATAATTACTACTGGCTTCCATTTATTCCACTTCTG GTTGCTCTACTTGTTGGGACTAAACTGCAAGTGATAATAACAAATATGCACCTAGATAGTTGCAAGCAAAATCCAGTTATCAAAGGAACCATACTTGTAAAAACAAGTAATGAATATTTCTGGTTTCATCGACCTGAATGGCTTCTCCATTTACTCCAATTCATTTCTATCCAG AACTCGTTTCAACTTGCATTTTTCACCTGGAGTTGG TATGAATTTGGTCCAAGGTCTTGCTTTAGTAGAGAAAAACAGGACATTGCCATAAGAATTGCAATGAGTTTAGCTGTGCAGCTCCTTTGTGGTTATGTCACTCTTCCCCTTTATGCACTTGTCACTCAG ATGGGATCCAGCATGAAAAAGGAAATTTTCAGCGAACGTGTTGTGCTAGGTCTAAAAAATTGGCGTAAAAAGGCAAAAGGATCAGTTTCGAAAAACAACTCAACTTGTAGTAGACATTCAGCTTCTTTACATTCCCAAAAAAGTGACAATTCAGTAAGGGACGCTATAGAGAGTATGCACAATAATAAGGTGGATAATGAAGACATTCAATCAGTAGTAGAGATGAATCCTCCTTATGCGAACCACTCTAGAAACGAGGAGGAAGAAGAGATCATTGTAGATACCATTGAGCAAGAGATCTTGATCACTTCAGAAAATACACACAGTAATGAGGAAGATAATGCAAAGATCATCACCAGAGGAATCTATGACGGTGAGGTCTCGTTTGGAATTTATGTGTGTAGCAGTAGCAGAGGCATAGGGGAAATTGTTTCAAttgctgaagaagaagatgacaCTGATCATGATCACACATTACCCCATTTGAATCCATAG
- the LOC123914892 gene encoding glutaredoxin-C9-like, protein MVSKNAIIVFARCGCCMSHVVKRLLLGLGVNPAVHEVEEKDEVGVVRELEFIANDGRKVQFPAVFIGGNLFGGLDRIMATHISGELVHILKQAGALWL, encoded by the coding sequence atggtatcaaagaaCGCAATTATAGTCTTTGCTAGATGCGGATGTTGTATGAGCCATGTCGTGAAGCGTCTGCTTCTTGGTCTCGGTGTTAATCCAGCCGTACATGAGGTTGAGGAGAAAGATGAAGTTGGTGTGGTTAGAGAATTAGAATTTATTGCAAATGATGGTAGAAAAGTTCAATTTCCTGCAGTGTTTATAGGTGGAAATTTGTTTGGAGGATTGGATCGAATTATGGCCACTCATATTTCTGGTGAATTGGTTCATATTCTCAAACAAGCAGGAGCTTTATGGCTTTAA
- the LOC123916787 gene encoding uncharacterized protein LOC123916787: MDVKALAKSKRDHTRHLNKKHHGNHKLKTQSQSSFSSSIPNQNDAVKEPFGKQQVIENKTNRSKFHGGSSALPGNWDRYEEEEEEAEFDSVPQSGSKTLDVVVPKSKGADFRHLVAEAQSYADKTLDDFNELVPWEFGVGLSYILAVRGEGILSWDGYDNFVVQDNKTSSANQEASFISLNLHAIAEKLAKVDLSKRLFVEADLLPSELFVEDLAVASDEPDRHETTEDCELAKRISKELNLVDSAADQFTSSSSCSSSHAASASARSNDFFTPGSNINAEFQQVGNSAKNEAFQPSAETNLQFIKDTIVKHSAFEVAAAEKELDMLLDSLDETKSCDSFTVPLGVSSMDLPKISNKEPVQSRILSISTSLDDALDNLLEETSTMMNPHVLSWPQEEKPVHHSMLSSHSQNKEKVSDDFDSWFDTL, translated from the exons ATGGACGTAAAAGCTTTAGCAAAATCAAAACGAGATCACACACGACACCTTAACAAAAAGCATCACGGTAACCACAAGCTTAAAACTCAATCACAGTCTTCGTTTTCATCTTCAATCCCAAACCAAAACGACGCCGTAAAGGAACCCTTTGGAAAGCAACAAGTAATCGAGAACAAAACCAATCGCTCAAAGTTTCATGGTGGTTCTTCTGCACTTCCTGGAAATTGGGACcgatatgaagaagaagaagaagaagcggAATTTGATTCTGTTCCTCAAAGTGGAAGTAAAACCCTAGATGTTGTTGTTCCCAAAAGTAAAGGCGCTGATTTTCGCCATCTTGTTGCTGAGGCTCAGTCTTATGCTGATAAAACACTTGATGACTTCAATGAACTTGTTCCAT GGGAGTTTGGTGTGGGATTAAGCTATATACTTGCAGTAAGGGGAGAGGGCATTTTGTCATGGGATGGATATGATAATTTTGTTGTACAGGATAATAAGACTAGTAGTGCAAATCAGGAG GCATCATTTATCTCCTTGAATTTGCATGCTATTGCTGAAAAGCTTGCAAAAGTTGACTTATCAAAGAGATTATTTGTTGAGGCTGACCTGTTACCCTCTGAGTTG TTTGTGGAAGACTTGGCAGTGGCCAGTGACGAACCTGACAGACACGAAACTACAGAGGACTGTGAACTAGCTAAGAGGATTTCTAAAGAATTAAATTTAGTTGATTCTGCAGCAGATCAGTTTACATCATCTAGTTCTTGTAGCAGCAGCCATGCTGCTTCGGCATCTGCCCGGTCCAATGACTTTTTCACTCCTGGGAGCAACATCAATGCTGAATTTCAGCAGGTTGGCAATTCTGCTAAAAATGAAGCATTTCAACCTAGTGCAGAAACTAATTTACAATTCATCAAAGATACAATTGTGAAACACTCAGCATTTGAGGTAGCTGCTGCTGAAAAAGAACTGGATATGCTTCTAGATTCACTTGACGAGACCAAGTCCTGTGACTCCTTTACTGTTCCGTTGGGAGTCTCTTCAATGGATCTTCCTAAGATTTCCAATAAAGAGCCAGTTCAATCCAGAATTTTATCTATTTCCACTAGTCTAGATGATGCACTTGACAACTTGCTAGAGGAAACATCCACTATGATGAACCCACATGTTTTATCATGGCCACAAGAAGAAAAGCCTGTCCATCACAGCATGCTATCCTCACATtcccaaaacaaagaaaaagtttctGATGATTTTGATTCATGGTTTGATACACTTTGA